The following proteins come from a genomic window of Acetomicrobium thermoterrenum DSM 13490:
- a CDS encoding patatin-like phospholipase family protein, whose protein sequence is MKDENYRAKIGITLGSGAARGWAHIGVLKALEERGIYPDIVCGCSMGALIGGFYAASKLDALEEASGSWSKMGMFRMLGRLIFRGGFFDNDGIMKWLREALGDVMIEDLPVKFGAVAVDLSTGMELWLTEGDLVDAIMASISAPGMLIPYQKRGLLLGDGALANPVPVSLCRALGADIVVAVDLNGERVGRYFGPHWGLPKRPSNFINDEEGQRMPHFLEVLAVSSQIIQTRLTRHRLAADPPDLLISPKVKNIRMLEFDKSSVAIAEGKKAVERNLSAIGELFE, encoded by the coding sequence ATGAAGGACGAAAACTACAGGGCAAAGATAGGGATCACTTTGGGAAGCGGCGCGGCAAGAGGGTGGGCCCATATAGGCGTCTTGAAGGCGTTGGAAGAGAGGGGAATATACCCTGATATCGTTTGCGGTTGCTCCATGGGGGCTTTGATCGGAGGTTTTTACGCGGCTTCTAAGCTCGATGCTCTCGAGGAAGCCTCCGGCTCCTGGAGCAAGATGGGTATGTTCAGGATGTTGGGACGGCTGATCTTTCGTGGTGGTTTTTTCGACAACGACGGCATAATGAAATGGCTTCGAGAGGCCTTGGGAGATGTTATGATCGAGGATCTGCCAGTGAAGTTCGGCGCCGTCGCAGTAGATCTTTCCACCGGGATGGAACTTTGGCTTACCGAAGGAGACCTCGTAGATGCCATTATGGCAAGCATTTCTGCCCCGGGCATGTTGATTCCCTATCAAAAAAGGGGACTGCTTTTGGGGGACGGTGCGTTGGCTAACCCCGTTCCCGTGTCTTTATGCAGGGCTTTGGGCGCCGATATAGTTGTAGCCGTAGACCTGAACGGAGAGAGGGTTGGGAGGTATTTCGGCCCTCATTGGGGTTTGCCCAAAAGGCCCAGCAACTTTATAAACGATGAGGAGGGCCAGAGGATGCCACATTTCCTGGAAGTGCTCGCCGTATCCAGCCAAATCATTCAAACTAGGTTGACCAGACATCGCCTGGCCGCTGACCCTCCCGACCTTCTCATCTCCCCCAAGGTCAAAAACATCCGCATGTTAGAATTCGATAAATCTTCCGTCGCCATCGCCGAGGGCAAGAAGGCGGTAGAAAGGAACCTATCGGCCATTGGGGAGTTGTTCGAATAG
- a CDS encoding Fe-S-containing hydro-lyase produces the protein MKGRKVRTPLEEDIVKDLYVGERVLLSGIIYTARDAAHRRMAEALKRGENLPFDLRGQVIYYAGPAPAPPGAPIGSIGPTTSGRMDRYTPMLLEMGLKGMIGKGRRGPEVIAAVRTNGAVYFGATGGAAALLAKRVKASRVIAYDDLGPEAIYELLVEDFPLLVVVDSEGNDLYEIGPGQWSSSRGERIGEDR, from the coding sequence ATGAAGGGCAGGAAAGTTCGAACGCCACTCGAGGAAGATATCGTTAAGGATTTGTACGTTGGCGAAAGGGTGCTGCTGTCAGGCATTATATACACCGCACGCGATGCAGCCCACAGGAGGATGGCAGAGGCCTTGAAAAGGGGCGAAAATCTTCCCTTCGACCTTCGGGGGCAGGTTATTTACTATGCAGGACCTGCTCCGGCCCCACCTGGTGCCCCGATCGGTTCCATAGGCCCGACAACAAGCGGGAGAATGGACAGATACACGCCCATGCTTCTAGAGATGGGGTTGAAGGGCATGATCGGAAAGGGGCGAAGGGGCCCGGAGGTCATTGCCGCCGTCAGAACAAATGGCGCAGTATATTTTGGGGCGACGGGCGGTGCGGCAGCGCTTCTTGCCAAAAGGGTGAAGGCCTCCAGGGTTATAGCTTACGATGACCTCGGACCGGAGGCAATTTACGAATTGCTGGTCGAGGACTTCCCGCTGCTGGTGGTCGTAGACAGCGAGGGCAACGACCTGTATGAGATCGGGCCAGGGCAGTGGTCGTCTTCCCGTGGAGAAAGGATAGGCGAAGACAGATGA